Proteins co-encoded in one Yamadazyma tenuis chromosome 1, complete sequence genomic window:
- the GST2_1 gene encoding Glutathione S-transferase 2 (EggNog:ENOG503NZ93; COG:O), with amino-acid sequence MSENITLYTAGSPNAKKVSIYLELLGLKYNIKTVDMGNNEQKSPEYLALNPNGKVPTLVDSSTDTTISESAAIMTYLSDKYDKDRKFSYEVGTKEYYKQLEIAYFQVGGIGPMEGEAMLYILFSSDDVPVAKERYRNETRRLYGVVEEYLKRNAANSPYFVGDHISIADVCVVTFLPILPRLGIEYDEFPLVRKWLKHMISIAEVVKGFNVPNPPPIWPEL; translated from the exons ATGTCAGAGA ATATCACATTATACACTGCGGGATCTCCTAATGCGAAGAAAGTATCCATTTATCTTGAGTTATTGGGGTTGAAGTATAACATCAAAACCGTAGATATGGGCAACAACGAGCAAAAGTCCCCAGAATACTTGGCCCTCAATCCAAACGGTAAGGTCCCAACTTTGGTGGATTCTTCTACTGATACTACCATTTCTGAATCGGCTGCAATTATGACATATTTGTCAGACAAGTACGACAAGGACAGAAAGTTCAGCTACGAGGTAGGAACTAAGGAGTACTACAAACAGTTGGAGATCGCTTACTTCCAGGTAGGTGGAATTGGACCTATGGAGGGTGAGGCCATGCTATATATATTGTTCAGCTCGGATGACGTCCCAGTTGCGAAAGAACGGTACAGAAACGAAACCCGCAGATTGTATGGGGTTGTCGAAGAATATTTAAAGCGGAACGCAGCTAACAGCCCATACTTTGTGGGAGATCATATTTCGATCGCTGACGTCTGTGTGGTGACTTTCTTACCCATCTTACCACGTCTTGGAATTGAGTATGACGAGTTCCCATTAGTGAGAAAATGGTTGAAGCATATGATCTCGATTGCCGAGGTGGTGAAAGGGTTCAACGTCCCCAATCCTCCACCTATTTGGCCTGAGCTTTAG
- the GST2_2 gene encoding Glutathione S-transferase 2 (EggNog:ENOG503NZ93; COG:O) — protein MSESLTLYTWGTPNGQKVSIFLELLGLKYNVKPLDISTNVQKEPEFLAINPNGRIPTLVDSSTGITISETAAIITYLADTYDKERKFSYEYGTKEYYKQLELTYFQMAGIGPMQGQAHFFIKYSKEDLPFAKTRYREETRRLYGVLEDWLKINEANGPYLVGDHISIPDICTVPWSLSLPSIGIEFEEFPLVKKWIKNLLSQPEIVKGFNVPSAPRSWPDFV, from the exons ATGTCGGAAA GTCTTACTTTATACACCTGGGGAACCCCCAATGGACAAAAGGTGTCCATTTTCCTAGAATTATTAGGATTGAAGTACAATGTCAAACCTCTTGATATTCTGACCAATGTGCAAAAAGAACCCGAGTTCTTAGCTATTAACCCTAATGGAAGGATCCCCACGTTGGTTGACTCGTCCACTGGTATCACCATCAGTGAGACAGCTGCCATTATAACCTACTTGGCAGATACCTACGACAAGGAGAGAAAGTTCAGTTATGAGTACGGCACCAAGGAGTACTACAAGCAGTTAGAGCTCACGTACTTCCAGATGGCTGGAATTGGCCCCATGCAAGGACAAGCCCATTTTTTTATCAAGTATTCTAAGGAGGATCTACCTTTTGCAAAGACTAGGTACAGAGAGGAAACCCGTAGATTGTACGgggttcttgaagattggttgaagataaaTGAGGCCAACGGGCCCTACTTGGTGGGTGACCATATTTCAATTCCCGACATTTGTACGGTACCTTGGTCACTTAGTTTACCATCGATAGGgattgagtttgaagagtttCCATTGGTAAAGAAATGGATCAAGAATTTGCTTTCGCAGCCAGAAATTGTCAAGGGATTCAACGTTCCTAGTGCACCCAGGTCTTGGCCTGACTTTGTGTAG
- a CDS encoding uncharacterized protein (EggNog:ENOG503NVSE; COG:P) has protein sequence MYKFTSILEKDEKFSKQANKGVPTMNEVVAHLKILFAFKELRAQITTGVSDSAHAEKLWQCYVTVAVRRFNVFINALIDQKHPLKNFELLPPLDVLLVWHSFLLNPRSYYANFTTNLFPEFLSVPFPLHHVQKSIDDTKFVFAPTTDESDKFCVFMESYLVKIGSQERFTYDSYQPFDPSTMSFTITCPVCNSELGTVPLSTDNHTGFADAEFAFKAKRCECSQEMVVDHMELRFRKFTNDVKNTMTLTPVFKYCSPSLTKRELSMSQMDMKVKRLQPLLKQKEKFKSIHQVCPSTLRMELLVLREYMEVNPVYMTIPTSTPFAIHEDLVACVIRQQTFIEKMIKLDWIHSQYIDITVMEAIKRYKQFFSIMKSTQNPLVPTLDIDLVWHTHQLNQEQYIGYSTSIAGYFVDHDDKIEENRLNYSYEKTCEKFKRMFKIDYSICLCNYCTYNRNVHRKRFSTKPKKPVVTSGDEALSHISSHNAVFVPTMRTTLVATKAADKYNLSYMQPPPWNETRHGKNTYVTNPGEPVPGIDPQHLELYKNGMCGTVVDTASACGNGGLNPKDVGCATHSIASGMCQTSGWYIEKNGHSSSNDSWIWKPGKQVSIAVAFTCELSFILFGIEQGIAGIIITGEDFLNQFGNPTGSWLGFIVSIYTLGCFFGCIVNFFTGDMLGRRKTIAVAMCLIMVGVTLQCTSFSVAQLMVGRFITGLGTGMETSSVPMYQAELAKPHLRGRLVCSEALFVGIGLVFAYFLDFGFSYIKTPVAWRVPLSIQIPFAFIVLLMTFTVPESPRYLYFKGKKEEAKRILSYVFDKPEDHPDIVKNYQEIEEAISLETQDSDSSWKAIFVADHARTRYRIFLAYMSMFAQQLGGVNIINYYITTILIESVGLEHTLAMILGGVAVICFTVGSIIPSFFADKLGRRMPLVYGYAGCFICFLMVTILLNFQSNADLKASTGAAAVAFFFLYQLCFGASGNCIPWVYVPELIPLKYRAKGTAIGISSNWLWNFFLVEISPELISAGTRSHKQGLSYLPFVFTNFIFIFQFYFFYPETKNLTLEKIDELFSENRTIFMGLVDQRRFREGILSTAQSDIEKGTTPQSDIEKGTSEHIEIESSD, from the exons ATGTACAAATTCACAAGTATCTTGGAgaaagatgaaaagttcTCAAAGCAGGCTAACAAAGGTGTGCCCACTATGAATGAAGTGGTGGCTCATTTGAAAATACTTTTCGCATTCAAAGAACTCAGAGCTCAGATCACTACTGGCGTATCGGATTCTGCCCATGCCGAGAAACTCTGGCAGTGCTACGTTACAGTTGCAGTACGGCGGTTCAATGTGTTTATCAATGCTTTGATAGACCAGAAGCATCCCCTAAAGAATTTCGAATTGCTTCCTCCGCTTGATGTGCTTCTTGTGTGGCATtcgttcttgttgaaccCCCGGTCATATTATGCCAATTTCACCACAAACCTCTTTCCCGAATTTTTGTCTGTCCCATTCCCCTTGCACCACGTGCAAAAGTCCATAGACGATACAAAATTTGTGTTTGCACCTACTACTGACGAGAGCGACAAGTTCTGCGTTTTTATGGAGTCgtacttggtgaaaatTGGATCGCAGGAAAGGTTCACTTATGATTCATACCAGCCATTCGACCCATCTACCATGTCATTTACCATCACCTGCCCAGTATGCAACAGCGAGCTTGGAACTGTTCCGTTGTCCACTGACAATCACACTGGTTTTGCGGACGCAGAATTCGCTTTTAAAGCCAAGCGGTGTGAGTGCAGCCAGGagatggtggtggaccATATGGAACTCCGGTTCCGGAAGTTCACTAACGACGTCAAGAACACCATGACATTGACACCCGTGTTCAAATACTGTTCACCTCTGCTCACTAAGAGGGAACTCTCCATGTCGCAAATGGATATGAAAGTGAAGAGATTGCAGCCATTACTCAAGCAAAAGGAAAAGTTTAAAAGTATTCATCAAGTATGTCCAAGTACGTTACGGATGGAACTATTGGTCCTCAGAGAGTACATGGAGGTCAACCCGGTGTATATGACGATTCCCACTTCTACTCCATTTGCCATTCATGAGGACTTGGTTGCGTGTGTTATTCGTCAACAAACtttcattgaaaaaatGATCAAGCTCGACTGGATCCACTCCCAGTACATTGACATTACGGTAATGGAGGCAATTAAAAGGTATAAGCAGTTCTTTCTGATCatgaaatcaacacaaAATCCCCTTGTCCCCACTTTAGATATTGACTTGGTATGGCATACGCACCAGCTTAACCAAGAACAGTACATCGGCTATTCAACCAGTATCGCTGGCTACTTTGTGGACCATGATGacaagattgaagaaaatcgGTTGAACTACTCCTATGAAAAAACCtgtgaaaaatttaaaaGGATGTTCAAAATCGATTATTCCATTTGTCTCTGTAACTACTGCACCTACAATCGGAATGTCCACAGAAAACGGTTTTCCACCAAGCCCAAAAAACCGGTGGTGACGTCTGGTGACGAGGCCTTGTCTCATATAAGCAGCCACAATGCTGTCTTCGTTCCCACTATGCGAACTACCTTGGTTGCAACCAAAGCTGCCGATAAGTATAACTTGAGCTACATGCAACCTCCACCCTGGAACGAAACCCGCCACGGCAAGAATACCTATGTGACAAACCCAGGAGAACCAGTGCCCGGAATAGACCCCCAGCATCTCGAGCTTTATAAGAATGGCATGTGTGGAACCGTTGTTGATACTGCTAGTGCTTGTGGGAATGGAGGATTAAATCCCAAAGATGTTGGTTGTGCAACACACTCGATTGCCTCTGGCATGTGTCAGACCAGCGGCTGGTATATTGAAAAGAACGGGCACTCCAGCAGCAACGACCTGTGG ATTTGGAAACCTGGAAAACAGGTCAGTATAGCCGTTGCATTCACTTGTGAATTGTCATTTATCCTTTTTGGAATCGAACAGGGAATTGCtggaatcatcatcactgGTGAGGATTTCTTGAATCAGTTTGGTAATCCAACTGGAAGTTGGTTAGGGTTCATCGTGTCTATTTACACCTTAGGATGTTTTTTTGGATGTATTGTGAACTTTTTCACCGGTGATATGCtaggaagaagaaagacaaTTGCGGTAGCTATGTGTCTTATTATGGTTGGTGTCACCTTGCAGTGTACATCATTTTCGGTTGCTCAATTAATGGTTGGAAGGTTCATCACCGGATTGGGAACTGGCATGGAAACAAGCTCAGTGCCCATGTACCAGGCAGAATTGGCAAAGCCTCATTTGAGAGGGAGATTGGTGTGTTCTGAAGCTCTCTTTGTGGGTATAGGATTGGTGTTTGCCTATTTCTTAGATTTTGGGTTTTCTTACATCAAAACTCCTGTTGCCTGGAGGGTGCCTCTTTCTATTCAAATTCCTTTCGCCTTCATTGTATTGTTGATGACGTTTACTGTACCGGAGTCTCCAAGGTATTTGTATTTCAAAGGTAAGAAAGAAGAGGCTAAGAGGATCTTGTCTTATGTATTTGATAAACCTGAGGATCACCCAGATATCGTTAAAAATTATCAGGAAATCGAAGAGGCTATAAGTTTGGAAACCCAAGACTCGGATTCTTCCTGGAAAGCTATATTCGTTGCAGACCATGCAAGAACAAGATATAGAATCTTTTTGGCTTACATGTCAATGTTTgcccaacaacttggaggTGTCAACATTATCAATTACTATATAACTACTATTTTGATCGAAAGTGTGGGCTTAGAACACACCTTGGCAATGAtccttggtggtgttgcTGTTATTTGCTTTACTGTTGGTTCAATTATTCCTTCGTTCTTTGCAGATAAGTTGGGAAGAAGAATGCCTTTGGTATATGGATACGCTGGATGTTTCATTTGCTTTCTTATGGTTACCATCCTTCTCAATTTTCAAAGTAACGCTGATTTGAAAGCAAGTACGGGAGCAGCTGCAGTggctttcttcttcttgtatCAGCTTTGTTTTGGAGCCAGTGGAAATTGTATTCCCTGGGTGTATGTTCCTGAATTGATTCCCTTGAAGTATCGTGCAAAAGGAACAGCAATTGGGATTTCCAGTAATTGGTTGTGGAATTTCTTCTTAGTGGAGATTCTGCCTGAGTTGATTTCGGCTGGTACTAGGAGTCACAAGCAGGGGTTGAGCTATCTACCATTTGTATTCAccaatttcatcttcattttccaGTTTTACTTTTTCTACCCGGAGACAAAGAATTTGACACTCGAAAAAATTGATGAGTTGTTTTCAGAAAACAGAACCATTTTCATGGGTTTGGTAGATCAGAGAAGGTTCAGGGAAGGTATCCTTTCCACTGCTCAATCTGACATTGAAAAAGGTACTACTCCTCAATCTGACATTGAAAAAGGTACTTCTGAACACATTGAGATTGAGCTGAGTGATTAA